One Ranitomeya imitator isolate aRanImi1 chromosome 1, aRanImi1.pri, whole genome shotgun sequence DNA window includes the following coding sequences:
- the LOC138657294 gene encoding uncharacterized protein, translated as MSDHLQFTPTQRVLFNWLLSRRFGHPYPVIVDPRRRSRRMWVHPLLTKRLTKGHFHRLYTALREHPDKFYLYCRMSIQTFDRLLEILRPGITFQDTRLRKAISAEERLLLTLRFLSTGLSFAGLHLEFLIGRSTISGIVRLTCRQIWDRLKDLVMPEPKQADWLQIARGFKVNCDFPNCIGAVDGKHIRVRKPPNSGSQFYNYKQFFSVVLLAVVDSNYRFIIVDIGAYGRTGDSRVFNSSIMGRRLGENQLDLPPPQQLPGSTAEALPFFFVGDEAFQLTRHVMRPYPRRNLDHRRRIFNLRLSRARRLVECTFGILVAKWRVLQTAMQLSEATVNEVIKASVILHNYTRIHDCFSDGNDEHMLRSVSSPTPHGPPPRRPLSGIKVRDVLTNYFVSPQGSTPWQDYAVSQL; from the exons atgtctgaccacctgcagttcaccccaacgcagcgtgttttgtttaactggctattgtctcgtcggtttgggcacccataccctgtgattgtggatccgcgaaggaggagcagaagaatgtgggtgcatcctcttctgactaaacgcctcactaaaggccattttcatcggctatatacagctctgcgggaacatccagacaagttttatctgtactgtcgcatgtctatacaaacctttgacagattgttggagatattacgcccaggaataacatttcaggacacaaggctgcgcaaagccatctctgctgaggagcgtcttctcctcacgttacg atttctgtccactggattgtcctttgcaggtctccaccttgaatttttgattggccgctccaccatttctggcattgtgcggttaacctgtcgccaaatatgggatagacttaaggaccttgtgatgcctgagcccaaacaggctgattggctccaaatagcccgtgggttcaaggtcaattgtgacttcccaaactgcattggagcggtggatgggaaacatattagggtacgtaagccgccgaactctggctcccaattctacaactataagcagtttttctctgtagttctgttagctgtagttgacagtaactacaggtttataattgtagatattggggcctatggacgaactggagactctagggtcttcaattcgtctataatgggtcggcggctaggtgaaaaccagttagacctcccaccaccacaacaactcccaggctccactgcagaagcactgccttttttttttgttggagatgaggccttccaactcaccagacacgtcatgaggccttatccccggcgcaacctggaccaccgtcggaggatatttaatttgcgcctttctagggcgcgcagactggtggagtgcacctttggtattctggtggccaaatggcgtgtcctacagactgccatgcagctcagtgaggctacagtcaatgaagtaatcaaagcatctgtaattttgcacaactatacccgcatacatgattgcttctcagatggtaatgatgaacacatgttgcgtagtgtcagtagtccaacaccacatggcccacctccgcgccgtcccctttctggtatcaaagttagggatgttttgaccaattattttgtttctcctcagggttctactccctggcaagattatgctgtttctcagttgtga